GGCAAAGATGGCAACCCAAACATGGCCCCGTATTCTGCGTCGAAGGCCGCAGTGATCGGGCTCACCAAAACCCTTGGCAAAGAGCTGGCTCCCCACGGCGTCCTCGCGAACGTGGTCGCCCCCGCCGTGGTCGCGACCTCCATGAATGACCACACCGCGCCAGAAGTGCTCGCACACATCACAAGCCTCATCCCGATGGGACGCATCGGGAAGGCCGAGGAAGTCGCCGAACTCATCGCATGGCTGAGCTCTGACAAATGCAGCTTCTCGACGGGCGCTGTTTACGACATCAGCGGCGGTCGGGCAACCTACTAGCTGGCGAGCGCACCGGGTCCGTCGCCGCGGGCGCGCGACCCGGCGCACTCCAAGTTCACACCGCCACTGCGGTCAATAGCTCCCCACCAACCCGGATCTCGACGTCGCGCAGGTACTGTCCCACCCCCGCAAGATCAACCGAGACCCCAAGACCCGGCCCCCCGGGCGCGCTGACCCGCCGCTCAGCGTCGGGTTCGAGCGCGACAGTCGTAACTGCACGAGCGAGCGGACTCAACGCCAGCGGGAACTCGCACAGCGCGCTGCTCGCCTGGCCGGCAAAGGCGTGGAGCGATGCGGCGAGCGCGAGGTGCGACGTGAACGAGTGGTTCACGTACGTCACCCCTTCAGCTGCAGCAAAGTCCGCAACCTCCTTCGAAGCCCCGATTCCACCAACGCGGCCCGTGTCGATCTGCACGAACCGGACGCCACCGAAGCGGATGAGGTTCTTCGCCATCTCCGGGTTATGCGATGCTTCCCCACCCGCAAGCGAAACGTTCGGTGATCGCCGTGCGAGCTCGGCGTGCGCGCGATAATCGTATGGACTGAATGGCTCCTCGAGCCAGAGCACCCCCGACTCTTCGAGTAGCGGGATCCGCAAGGACGCTGCGTCAACATCGTCATCCCAGATCTGGCCGGCGTCGACCATTAATTGGGCCCCGCCGATGCCATCACGCGCGGCACGCAGTTGATCCCGGTCTGCCTCAAGGGCCCCGCCACCGAAGCCACCCCAGCCGAACTTCACCGCGGTGTAGCCCGCGGCGACTGCGTCGTTACCTCGCTTATACGTTTCTTCGGGGGTCGCGCCAAAAAGCAGCGAGGCATACGGCTGCTTCGAAAGGTTCTGCTCGTAACCAAGCAGCTGCCACACAGGGAGCCCGTGGTGTTTGCCAAGCAAGTCCCAGAGCGCCATCTCTACTCCAGACCAAGTGTGCGCGGCCTGCAGGAGATCCATGCTGTTGCGTCGAAGGTTGGCGCTGAGCCGCGCAATATCCGCGGGCTGCTCGATGGTTTCCCCGAGTACAGACGCGGCAACCGGCTGGCACACGCCGTGCGAACGGGGGGTCACGAAGGCGGCGATAGAAACGAGCGGCGAGGCTTCGCACTCCCCCCACCCCTCAAGGCCGGAGTCTGAGCGCACCCGCACGAGAAGCGCGTCCTGGCTCCCATCAGCGTCGAGCGTTACCTCCGGCATTGCCGCATAAAAAAAGTCGACCGCGTTGATCTGCACGCCGTCCTCCGTTCCCTCACCTTTGAGCATCGAATCAACAACAATCACATATTGTTAACAGTTAACTATATGCCGAAATGGGGCGCACATCCCACGACACTGCGAGGTACCACTTCACCGTTTCTCCCTGCCGCACAACGCGCAGGGCGTCCGCCGCACGAGCGTCATCACGTGTCCGCCCCGGAGTCGACATCATCTCTATCCCGAAGACGTCGCCTCGCCATGGCGATGCGGGCGGGCGAAAGTGTCGCCAAAAAAGCAAGTTCGGCGTCGCCCCCATGTCCGAGCGCACGCTCACCTTGCCGCCCAACCGTGGAACCGAGATCTCGACACACGGGTCTGCAAGCCTGACGCACAAGTGATCGTGCGAAGCGTCTGGCTCCACAGGAACGAGGTCGACTCGCGCGACACCGCCACCGACGACCTCCGCGTGCGGCCACACGAATTCCTGTCCGGCTGCGAAACGGTTCGCGCCAGGCTCGGAGACCTCGTTCGTCGTGTGGGCGCCGTCAGCCTCCACCAACACCGTGCCTCCGCCGAACACCTCCCTGGAAAAACAGGGATGCTCACCGAAGCTCACCTCGCGATCCCCCGCGCGGACATTTGTGACCTCGGTGTCAACACGCACTGTGTTCTCAGTGAGGCGCAGTGTTCGCACCGCCTCAAAGCCGTCGGTTTCCAGGGTGCACGACAGGGTGGCGTCGCCCTGGTGCACGACCTTCCAGGCTTCGCGGGGGAAGCTTCCATGCATCTGTTCGCCCGAATCTAAGACGCCAGGGATGCCTGCGTTCGGAAACATCCCGAACCAGCCTCCAGCGAACACCTGCTCATCAAACGGGTCTGCCTCGCTCGTCGCGGTGGCCGGGCGATCGAAGTCGTGGAGGGGCCCGTCCTGGCGCTGCCACAGGAGATTTGCCCCGTGACTTTGGGGAACTATTTCAGTGATGAGCATCCCGTGCCCCGGCAGGCACACAACGCGTAAGTCTGCGTTCTGAAGCACAATGCGGCGGCCCACTGTCACGTCTCCGCGATGGCAGCGCGGATAACGAACATGCAGCCCGCAAGAGGCTCGCGTTCCCAGTCGTCGTCGCCGAAGCCCTCAGCGGCCGTGGTCACGTACAGGTTGCTGCCAACAAATTCGCACGCGGTGACCTGAGACACAGGGAGGGAAAACTCACCCAACTTGTCGCCAGAAAGCGAGAACCTGTCCACTCTGCCGGCCCCGTAGCACGCGACCCAGAGGTTGCCGTCTGGGCCAATTGCAAGTCCATCTGGCAGTTCCGAGGCGTATTCGATGAGCACCTCCCGTTCGCTCCATCGTTCGCCCGCAGCGCTCGTCGGCACACGGTAGACGCGCTGCTCGATGCTCTCAGCGAAAAAGAGCCACGCCCCGTCTGGGCTCCATGCAAGCCCGTTCGGAATCGTCAGGCCGGTTGCGACGACTCGCTGCTCACCCCCGCCTTCAATCGCGACGAGCGAACCGGCCCCCACAGATTCGTCAGCCGCCATCCTTCCGACGTACAGCCTCCCCCACGGATCGCGTCGCGCGTCGTTCGAGATGAGCCCCCGCTCTCCGCCGCCAAACAAAGCTTCGGGTGCGCCCACGCTCTGCGCATCAGTCCGCCACAGGTACACCCCCTCGCCACCGATGAGCGAAAACTCGCCGCCGAGTCGCGGGAGCGCGGCGCCGAGTGGCGCAACGCCAGTCTCGTAGGTCGTCACGCTTCCGAGCACCGGATCAAGCAGGAACAGGCGCCCTGATTGAATATCGACCCACGAAAGCGTGCCAGTGTCCGGTGACCATATCGGCGCTTCGAGTAGCGTGCCGCGAGGCGCGCCAAGTACACGTTCAGCTCGTGCCGCACTCATACCGCGGTCAATCCGCCGTCAACAGTGAAGACCCCGCCGGTGCAGTAGCCAGCCTGATCACTCAGCAAGAAGAGACCCATCGCGGCGATTTCAGCTGATCGCCCGACTCGGCGCTGCGGAATCGCCTGAACTTCTTGCTCGAGCTTTGCCTCGTCGCGCATCACGAAATCGTTAATCGGAGTATCGATGAGCCCAGGCCAGACAACATTCACACGAATGCCGTGAGCCGCATACTCGTTCGCCATGACTCGGCCGAGCCCTGTTACGGCTGCCTTGCTCGCGCTGTACGCGTGGTGTCCGAGTTCCATTCCGAAATGGCCTGTCGGCGAGCCAATAAGTACGATGCTTGCCGATCCCGGCGTCGCACGGAGCATCGCGCCGACGGCGGCGCGGGAGACACGCATCGTGCCGCCTGCGTTCACGTCGACGACCCTGTGCCACACGGCATCAGCGAGACTGTCTACGGCGGCGTCAGTCTCAGGCTCGATTCCCGCAGAGACAACGAGCCCGTTCGGCGCACCGAACTCTTCGCAGGCGGCCAACACCCAGGCGTCAACGCTCGCAGTATCGGTGACATCCACACGTGAGGCGCTCAGACGGTCACTATTTACCCCGTCGCGGAGCGCCTCAACAGCGTCGAGTGCCACATCGGCAACCGAGACTCGGCACCCCTGAGCGAGCAGCGCGCTCACGGTGGCGAGACCAATGCCGCTGCCGCCACCGCTCACGAGCACGTGCGTATCGTGGAGGCTGCGGTAGATGACTGTCGGCTCAGTCACTGCGGACCTCACTGCCTTGTTTTCGCCCAAGCAGCCGAATCGGCGATGCCAGAACATGCTCATCAAGCATCTCGAGCGCGGCCGTCAGGTCTCCACCGCGGATCACCGCAAGCAGTTGAACATGCTCGTCCACAATGATTCCCGGATGCTCGTGAAGCGACCCAAGCTGGTAAAACCCCGCTCGAATGCGCGGCTCGATCGTCGACCACAACTGCTCGGCGTGGTAGTCATCAGACATCTTGATGATGTATGAGTGGAACTCGACGTCCAGATCGACAAGCTTCTGCAGTTGCTCTGGGCCGCCCGCCTCCACGGTTTCTGTCATCTGATCGATGATGTGCTGCAGCGCATCGATGTCGCGTTGCTGCAGCACCCTGAGCGCGCCCTCGAGCGCGAACTTCTCGAGTACGTACCGCACGGGAAGTAGGATCCCCCGCAAGTCGGCGTCTGAGATCTCGACGACGATCGCCCCCTTGAACGCCTCAACGACGATCAACCCGTCCTTCTCGAGCTGCCGCAACGCCTCGCGCACGGGGCCGCGGCTGATCCCAAATTCCTTGGCAATCGATTCCTCCGCGATGCGTGCCCCCGGGCTAATCTCGCCTCGGATCACTCTGCCTCGCAGAATGTCAGTCAGCTCTTGCGAGATCGTCAGGCGGTCACGCAGCACGCGCGCTTCCTGCTCTTTGGCCATCAGTTCACTCCGATCACATTCGGCAACATTTCCCATCCACCAACCCTCGGATGGTCACCCAGAAGTTGGAAACCCTCTGCAAACTGCACGCCGGCCTCGCGCCCGCGCTGCTGCGCCATACGGGTCGAGTCGTCGTCCATGTCAGTTTCGAAGATCCGTTCCATCCACGCTACCTGGCTCACGTGCTGCGCGAGCATCTCCTTGCGCCGTTCAATCACTGAAGTGATGTCGACGTAGCCTTCGGGCACAAAGTTTTGACCCTGGTAGGTGTCCATGATGAATGTTGTGGGGACTTCTGCGGGCGGGAACGCGGTTTCGATGAGCGGCACGCTCGCCGGGATCCTCGCGTCGCGAGCAATCGTTCCAGCGATCCGGTGATCGGGGTGATAGTCCTGCTCGCTCAGAATGAACATCAGGTCCGGCTGCGCCTCGCGGATCGCGTCTATGAAGCTCAGTCGGGTTTCCCTGTTACTGAACAAGAATTCGTCGTCGTAGCCCATCCAGATGAGCTTCGCCCCGATGAGCTCGCATGCCGCGAGCGCCTCAGCGTGCCGCATCTCGGCGATCTCCTCCTTCGTGCCGGTCGGGTGCCCGATCTCCCCTTTCGTGGCGATCGCGACAAACACCTCGTGCCCGGCGTCAGCGAGCAGGATCAAGGTGCCCGCGCAGAAGTTCTCGATGTCATCGGGGTGGGCCCCAATTGCTAGTACCTTCATCGTCTTCACTCTTTCTTTCTCAGTGTTAGAGAACGTCTACTGATCCACGAGCTGGATCGAAATGTGGAACCGCCGCGATGAGGTCCCGCGTGTATTGCGCTGTGGGGGCCGCGAAGATCTTGTCAACGTTTCCTTCTTCGACGATCTGTCCCTGCTTCATCACAATGATCCGGTCAGAGAGATACTTCACCACGCGAAGGTCGTGCGACACGAAGATGTAAGCAACGTCGAGCCTGTCGCGAAGCTCGAGCAGCAAGTTCAGGATCTGCGCCTGTACCGACACGTCGAGCCCGGAGGTGATCTCGTCACAAATAATCAGGCGCGGCTGCATAATTAACGCACGAGCGAGGCTAATGCGCTGGCGCTGGCCACCGCTGAACACAGCCGGATAGCTCTGTGCGTCTGCAGCACGAAGCCCCACCTCTTCGAGAACCTGAGCAACTCGAGCGTCGCGATCCTTCGGGCTTCCCTCTCCCCTCAGGTCGAGCGAGTCTCCAACAGTCTGGCGCACTGTGAGGTGCGGCGCGAGCGATCCGTACGGATCCTGAAACACGTACTGGACGTCGTCTCTCAGCGTTCGGAAATCACCGCGAGTGCGCACTTGGGTCCCGTTGAAGTAGAGCTCGCCTGAGGTCACGTGCTCGATGCCAACGAGCATGCGTGAGACTGTGCTCTTACCCGACCCGCTCTCTCCGACGAGCCCGACGATCTCGCCAGACGCCACAGTCAACGTCACGTCGTCGACTGCCACAAGCGGAGCCCGCTGGCCGGGGATCCGGTACTCTCGCCGCAGGTGCTCGCCTCGCAAAATCTCAACCATCTGAGGCCCCTCTCGTCTCTGTCGGCACTCTGACGACGTGCTCGACGCTTCCGTCAACCGACTTCATGGTGCTCGCCTGGCGGGTTGCAGACATCCGTGGCCGCACTGCCGTGTATGGCTTGAGCGGTTCAGCCTTGGTGCTGTTGAGCGT
Above is a window of Leucobacter aridicollis DNA encoding:
- a CDS encoding mandelate racemase/muconate lactonizing enzyme family protein; translated protein: MIVVDSMLKGEGTEDGVQINAVDFFYAAMPEVTLDADGSQDALLVRVRSDSGLEGWGECEASPLVSIAAFVTPRSHGVCQPVAASVLGETIEQPADIARLSANLRRNSMDLLQAAHTWSGVEMALWDLLGKHHGLPVWQLLGYEQNLSKQPYASLLFGATPEETYKRGNDAVAAGYTAVKFGWGGFGGGALEADRDQLRAARDGIGGAQLMVDAGQIWDDDVDAASLRIPLLEESGVLWLEEPFSPYDYRAHAELARRSPNVSLAGGEASHNPEMAKNLIRFGGVRFVQIDTGRVGGIGASKEVADFAAAEGVTYVNHSFTSHLALAASLHAFAGQASSALCEFPLALSPLARAVTTVALEPDAERRVSAPGGPGLGVSVDLAGVGQYLRDVEIRVGGELLTAVAV
- a CDS encoding GntR family transcriptional regulator, whose protein sequence is MAKEQEARVLRDRLTISQELTDILRGRVIRGEISPGARIAEESIAKEFGISRGPVREALRQLEKDGLIVVEAFKGAIVVEISDADLRGILLPVRYVLEKFALEGALRVLQQRDIDALQHIIDQMTETVEAGGPEQLQKLVDLDVEFHSYIIKMSDDYHAEQLWSTIEPRIRAGFYQLGSLHEHPGIIVDEHVQLLAVIRGGDLTAALEMLDEHVLASPIRLLGRKQGSEVRSD
- a CDS encoding SDR family NAD(P)-dependent oxidoreductase — encoded protein: MTEPTVIYRSLHDTHVLVSGGGSGIGLATVSALLAQGCRVSVADVALDAVEALRDGVNSDRLSASRVDVTDTASVDAWVLAACEEFGAPNGLVVSAGIEPETDAAVDSLADAVWHRVVDVNAGGTMRVSRAAVGAMLRATPGSASIVLIGSPTGHFGMELGHHAYSASKAAVTGLGRVMANEYAAHGIRVNVVWPGLIDTPINDFVMRDEAKLEQEVQAIPQRRVGRSAEIAAMGLFLLSDQAGYCTGGVFTVDGGLTAV
- a CDS encoding ABC transporter ATP-binding protein, yielding MVEILRGEHLRREYRIPGQRAPLVAVDDVTLTVASGEIVGLVGESGSGKSTVSRMLVGIEHVTSGELYFNGTQVRTRGDFRTLRDDVQYVFQDPYGSLAPHLTVRQTVGDSLDLRGEGSPKDRDARVAQVLEEVGLRAADAQSYPAVFSGGQRQRISLARALIMQPRLIICDEITSGLDVSVQAQILNLLLELRDRLDVAYIFVSHDLRVVKYLSDRIIVMKQGQIVEEGNVDKIFAAPTAQYTRDLIAAVPHFDPARGSVDVL
- a CDS encoding PIG-L deacetylase family protein; this encodes MKVLAIGAHPDDIENFCAGTLILLADAGHEVFVAIATKGEIGHPTGTKEEIAEMRHAEALAACELIGAKLIWMGYDDEFLFSNRETRLSFIDAIREAQPDLMFILSEQDYHPDHRIAGTIARDARIPASVPLIETAFPPAEVPTTFIMDTYQGQNFVPEGYVDITSVIERRKEMLAQHVSQVAWMERIFETDMDDDSTRMAQQRGREAGVQFAEGFQLLGDHPRVGGWEMLPNVIGVN
- a CDS encoding SMP-30/gluconolactonase/LRE family protein; this translates as MSAARAERVLGAPRGTLLEAPIWSPDTGTLSWVDIQSGRLFLLDPVLGSVTTYETGVAPLGAALPRLGGEFSLIGGEGVYLWRTDAQSVGAPEALFGGGERGLISNDARRDPWGRLYVGRMAADESVGAGSLVAIEGGGEQRVVATGLTIPNGLAWSPDGAWLFFAESIEQRVYRVPTSAAGERWSEREVLIEYASELPDGLAIGPDGNLWVACYGAGRVDRFSLSGDKLGEFSLPVSQVTACEFVGSNLYVTTAAEGFGDDDWEREPLAGCMFVIRAAIAET